The proteins below come from a single Zea mays cultivar B73 chromosome 8, Zm-B73-REFERENCE-NAM-5.0, whole genome shotgun sequence genomic window:
- the LOC100284056 gene encoding Omega-hydroxypalmitate O-feruloyl transferase, translated as MVVEMKENGGAALAAGEKAPQLGVKRGEPTLVPPAEATPTGGQYYLSNLDQNIAVIVQTVYCYKPSSPGGGEGKEDVDVAGALRDALARVLVHYHPLAGRLGVSPEMKLTVELTGEGAVFVEADAACDLDAVGDLTKPDPAALGQLVYSVPGAKHILEMPPMTAQVTRFKCGGFALGLAMNHCMFDGIGAMEFVNSWAETARGVAELTVPPFLDRSVLKARDPPVPTFPHHEFAEIPDVSDTAALYGAQELLYRSFCFDPDRLERVRGLALADGALGRCTTFEALSGLVWRARTRALGLAPEQRTKLLFAVDGRRRFAPPLPRGYFGNGIVLTNALATAGELLSAPVSRAAGLVQDAVRMVTDDYMRSAVDYFEATRARPSLASTLLITTWSRLEFHGADFGWGEPVMSGPVTLPEKEVILFLAHGKERKSINVLLGLPATAMDAFQELMDEI; from the exons ATG GTTGTCGAGATGAAGGAGAACGGCGGAGCGGCGTTGGCGGCGGGCGAGAAGGCGCCGCAGCTGGGCGTGAAGCGCGGCGAGCCGAcgctggtgccgccggcggaggcGACGCCGACGGGCGGGCAGTACTACCTGTCCAACCTGGACCAGAACATCGCGGTGATCGTGCAGACGGTGTACTGCTACAAGCCttcctcgcccggcggcggcgaaggcAAGGAGGACGTGGACGTGGCAGGCGCGCTCCGCGACGCGCTGGCGCGCGTGCTGGTGCACTACCACCCGCTGGCGGGGCGGCTGGGCGTCAGCCCGGAGATGAAGCTCACCGTGGAGCTGACCGGCGAGGGCGCCGTGTTCGTGGAGGCCGACGCCGCCTGCGACCTCGACGCCGTCGGCGACCTCACCAAGCCCGACCCCGCCGCGCTCGGCCAGCTCGTCTACTCCGTCCCCGGCGCTAAGCACATCCTCGAGATGCCCCCCATGACCGCGCAG GTGACGAGGTTCAAGTGTGGGGGCTTCGCGCTCGGCCTGGCCATGAACCACTGCATGTTCGACGGCATCGGCGCCATGGAGTTCGTCAACTCGTGGGCGGAGACGGCGCGCGGCGTCGCCGAGCTCACCGTGCCGCCGTTCCTGGACCGAAGCGTCCTGAAGGCGCGCGACCCGCCCGTGCCCACCTTCCCCCACCACGAGTTCGCCGAGATCCCCGACGTCTCCGACACGGCGGCGCTCTACGGCGCGCAGGAGCTGCTGTACCGCTCCTTCTGCTTCGACCCGGACCGGCTGGAGCGCGTGCGCGGGCTTGCGCTCGCCGACGGCGCCCTGGGCCGCTGCACCACCTTCGAGGCGCTGTCGGGGCTGGTGTGGCGCGCGCGCACCAGGGCGCTGGGGCTGGCGCCCgagcagcgcaccaagctgctGTTCGCCGTGGACGGGCGGCGCCGGTTCGCGCCGCCGCTCCCGCGGGGCTACTTCGGCAACGGCATCGTGCTCACCAACGCCCTTGCCACGGCCGGCGAGCTGCTGTCCGCGCCCGTGTCGCGCGCGGCGGGGCTGGTGCAGGACGCCGTGCGGATGGTCACCGACGACTACATGCGCTCGGCGGTGGACTACTTCGAGGCGACGCGGGCCCGGCCGTCGCTCGCGTCCACGCTGCTCATCACCACCTGGTCGCGCCTCGAGTTCCACGGCGCCGACTTCGGGTGGGGCGAGCCCGTCATGTCGGGCCCGGTCACGCTGCCGGAGAAGGAAGTCATCCTGTTCCTGGCGCACGGGAAGGAGAGGAAGAGCATCAACGTGCTGCTCGGCCTGCCAGCCACCGCGATGGACGCCTTCCAAGAGCTCATGGACGAGATATGA